The following nucleotide sequence is from Microbulbifer sp. A4B17.
GCCCAAGAACGCAGCAGCCATAAAGACCTGGGCTTTGAAACCTGTGCGAGTGCAGGCTGCCACAACTATCATGATAACGGTTCTCTCTATGAGGACTTCCTTATCGCTCATGTTGATCAACCTGACCTTTTGGAAACGGCAAATCTCCCCGCACGCACAGCCGTTCAATCCTGGCTGAGTGAACACCCACAAACAACGCCGCTGCAAGTCAGTCATGCCGATATTGAAAAAGGAGACCATGCCGCCGAAATTGCTGCGGAATGGGCACAAAGCATTCATGCAAAAACGGATGTGAATTGCAGCAGTTGCCATGTCGATGGACAAATGCAATTCAGCAGTTTGGAAGTTGTGGAGCAGTGTGCAAGCTGTCATAGCGAGCAAAAAGAATCCTTCACAGGGGGGAAACACGGTATGCGCCTGTCCAATAAACTGGAGGAAGGATTTATTCAGCAGGTCGGAGTTATCTCACCACAGCAGGCCCGCCTGCCTATGAATGCAAATGCTACTGAAGAATTGAGCTGTATCAGTTGTCATGGCCCACATGAAGTTAATATGCAATTTGCTGCTGTTGAGGCCTGCCTGAGCTGCCACAATGATGAACACAGTCTCGCTTACAAGGAGTCCCCTCATTTCGATACCTGGAATTCAAACCCCGAAGGTGGAGTCAGCTGTGCCAGCTGTCATTTACCCCGGGAAACACATGGTGAGCAGATTGTGGTTAACCATAATCAGAACCACAACCTTCGCCCCAATGAAAAAATGATGCCAGTATGCCTGAGCTGTCATGGAGCCGAGTTTTCTCTTGCCGCGCTGGCTGACAAAAATCTAATTAATAGTAATTTCAAGCATAAACCCGTAGAGAAGCATAAAACCTTCGAGCTGATCCGCGAGCGTATTGCAAGGATTTCAAAAAGCAAAAACAAGTAAAATCAATCCCAATAGGAGGGGAATAATATGCGTATTGCCGCTTGTATTATCGCTGGACTAGCCCTGCTCACAGGCTGTGAAAAAAACCAGGGAATTGCACCAGAGCGAATGGCGGATGCCATCTTTGCTGTGATCGAGGCTGACAGGGCCAACTACACCAACAAAGTTGTAAACCGCCTGCAGAATGAGGAAAAAAT
It contains:
- a CDS encoding cytochrome c3 family protein; this translates as MKSYQFKFWHYGVLLTLVIGSAVAYNLNVDDKSLFISGDATHGHHQIELACTSCHTDGFGGEDAVQQACLNCHAEELELVDDSHPRQKFLDPRNAVLLETLDARLCVSCHTEHKPQITGEMGVTLAGDFCFHCHSDIAQERSSHKDLGFETCASAGCHNYHDNGSLYEDFLIAHVDQPDLLETANLPARTAVQSWLSEHPQTTPLQVSHADIEKGDHAAEIAAEWAQSIHAKTDVNCSSCHVDGQMQFSSLEVVEQCASCHSEQKESFTGGKHGMRLSNKLEEGFIQQVGVISPQQARLPMNANATEELSCISCHGPHEVNMQFAAVEACLSCHNDEHSLAYKESPHFDTWNSNPEGGVSCASCHLPRETHGEQIVVNHNQNHNLRPNEKMMPVCLSCHGAEFSLAALADKNLINSNFKHKPVEKHKTFELIRERIARISKSKNK